In Salisediminibacterium beveridgei, one DNA window encodes the following:
- the rpmG gene encoding 50S ribosomal protein L33 → MRVQVTLACTETGDRNYITTKNKRNNPDRIEFKKYSPRLGRHTLHRETK, encoded by the coding sequence ATGCGTGTACAAGTAACTCTAGCCTGCACGGAAACTGGCGACCGTAATTACATTACAACAAAGAATAAAAGAAATAACCCGGACCGTATTGAATTCAAAAAATACAGCCCGCGTTTAGGTCGTCACACACTTCACCGTGAAACGAAGTAA
- a CDS encoding 3'-5' exoribonuclease YhaM family protein: MIQHFEELTQPQLSFQGFAFVRQSTPGQTKKGDPFYSLMLSKKSTALPAKVWHDQFAGREDEAAVMLKEGQILYIEGDTSTYNDALQMTVRYFRQAKEDEVNLEDFLETPPEPVSDLIQEFEAMLGDILDPLIRKITQSIYKKYESRFVKFPAATNNHHTFTGGLLYHTVCMMRIGLDICNRYTSVNKDFILAGMALHDVAKVMEYTSFSAPKYSIPGEFIGHISMASMLVDREVQIIITERDDKLSPLENEAVYQLQHCILSHHGRQEWGSPVEPKTLEAHIIHLIDMIDSRVNMIDRGLDQAPEGEFTKVFPLGKIFKPRST; encoded by the coding sequence ATGATTCAACATTTTGAAGAATTGACACAACCGCAACTTTCCTTTCAAGGATTTGCATTTGTCAGACAATCAACGCCTGGCCAGACAAAAAAAGGCGATCCTTTTTACAGCCTGATGCTCTCTAAAAAAAGCACAGCCCTGCCTGCCAAGGTTTGGCATGACCAATTTGCAGGCAGAGAAGATGAAGCTGCGGTCATGTTAAAAGAAGGCCAGATCCTCTATATTGAAGGGGATACTTCCACCTATAATGACGCGTTGCAAATGACCGTTCGTTATTTTCGTCAGGCCAAAGAGGACGAAGTTAATCTCGAGGATTTTCTGGAAACCCCACCAGAACCTGTTTCTGACCTGATTCAAGAATTTGAAGCCATGCTTGGTGATATCCTGGATCCTTTGATCCGGAAAATCACCCAATCCATTTACAAAAAATACGAATCCCGATTTGTGAAGTTTCCGGCAGCCACAAATAACCATCACACATTTACAGGTGGGCTCCTCTACCATACAGTTTGTATGATGCGTATCGGTCTTGATATCTGTAATCGGTATACGTCTGTGAATAAGGATTTCATTCTGGCTGGGATGGCTCTCCATGACGTAGCAAAAGTGATGGAGTACACCAGCTTTTCTGCTCCGAAATACAGCATACCAGGGGAATTTATCGGTCATATTTCCATGGCCTCCATGCTCGTCGACCGTGAAGTTCAAATCATCATCACAGAACGGGATGATAAATTAAGCCCCCTCGAAAACGAAGCAGTATATCAGTTACAGCACTGCATTTTAAGCCACCACGGCAGACAGGAGTGGGGCTCTCCGGTAGAACCGAAAACCCTGGAAGCACATATTATTCATTTGATTGATATGATTGATTCCAGGGTCAATATGATCGACCGCGGTCTCGATCAGGCACCGGAAGGAGAATTCACCAAAGTTTTTCCACTCGGGAAAATATTCAAACCAAGATCGACATAA
- a CDS encoding 5-formyltetrahydrofolate cyclo-ligase produces MKKEIRNRVLQKLKQIPAEEKTFQESELSQKLFHSAVWKRAETVSLTLSLSHELNTAEIINQGLVEGKKLVIPRCQPANRTMTFYPFTDRSSLIRSSFGVLEPDPDVLTPVDPEEIDLIIVPGIAFTSSGQRIGHGGGYYDRFLAKHPDIETVSLVLQEQLVKEIPTEVHDINIKQIYQFKKESSS; encoded by the coding sequence ATGAAAAAAGAGATTCGTAATCGGGTGCTTCAAAAACTGAAACAAATACCGGCTGAAGAAAAGACGTTTCAGGAGAGCGAGCTCTCTCAAAAGCTCTTTCACTCTGCTGTGTGGAAAAGAGCTGAGACTGTCAGCTTAACGCTCAGTTTATCTCATGAACTGAATACCGCAGAGATCATCAATCAAGGGTTGGTTGAGGGTAAAAAACTGGTAATCCCTCGTTGTCAGCCTGCAAACCGGACAATGACATTTTATCCATTCACAGATCGCTCGTCACTGATTCGATCTTCCTTCGGGGTGCTCGAGCCTGATCCTGATGTTTTGACCCCGGTAGATCCAGAAGAGATCGATCTCATCATTGTACCTGGAATTGCATTTACATCTTCTGGGCAAAGAATCGGTCATGGAGGAGGCTACTATGACCGTTTTCTCGCGAAGCATCCGGACATTGAAACAGTCAGCCTCGTTTTACAGGAGCAACTTGTAAAAGAGATCCCCACTGAAGTTCATGATATAAATATAAAACAGATCTATCAATTTAAAAAGGAGTCTTCATCATGA
- a CDS encoding ThiF family adenylyltransferase, giving the protein MTNEWERYSRQMLFNPIGAEGQKMLSESKVLIVGMGALGTVASNHLARSGVGHIVFCDRDYVEASNLQRQSLFDEQDALDMLPKAVAAEKKLKSINSSIVVEGIVTDVTAENIHGLMHGVDIVMDGTDNFSTRYLLNDVAFQYGVPFIYGGAVSSRGMGAMFIPGETPCLRCLFPTYDASGQTCDTIGVLSMVVDAVASQEALMAIKYLTGNKDQIERSLYTIDMWRNDHFSMGFGKAVPACPTCGTKEFPSLKASEGDRITTLCGRETVQILHSGRLDLNHWASVLKPVVQEVKETPFLVKAILKEGETLVLFPDGRTLVQGTEDVMRAKSLFTKYVGS; this is encoded by the coding sequence ATGACAAATGAATGGGAACGATATTCAAGACAGATGCTGTTTAATCCGATTGGTGCAGAAGGCCAGAAAATGCTCAGTGAATCAAAAGTATTAATTGTCGGGATGGGAGCACTTGGTACAGTTGCTTCAAATCATCTTGCCCGCAGTGGCGTTGGTCATATTGTATTTTGTGATCGGGATTATGTAGAAGCCAGTAACCTGCAGCGGCAATCACTTTTTGATGAACAGGATGCTTTGGATATGTTACCCAAAGCGGTGGCAGCCGAAAAAAAACTGAAGTCGATCAATTCATCCATTGTTGTCGAAGGAATTGTTACGGACGTCACTGCAGAGAATATACATGGCTTGATGCACGGCGTTGACATTGTGATGGATGGAACGGATAATTTTTCTACCAGGTACCTGCTTAATGATGTGGCTTTTCAATACGGTGTCCCATTTATTTATGGAGGTGCGGTCAGTTCCAGAGGAATGGGTGCGATGTTCATTCCGGGTGAGACCCCTTGCCTGCGCTGCCTGTTTCCGACTTATGATGCGAGCGGACAAACGTGTGATACGATCGGTGTTCTCTCCATGGTGGTCGATGCTGTTGCCAGTCAGGAGGCATTGATGGCTATAAAGTATCTGACAGGCAATAAAGACCAGATTGAAAGGTCATTATATACGATCGATATGTGGAGGAATGACCATTTTTCCATGGGATTTGGTAAAGCTGTTCCTGCTTGTCCGACGTGCGGGACGAAAGAATTTCCTTCCTTGAAAGCATCTGAAGGGGACCGTATCACGACCTTGTGCGGACGTGAAACGGTTCAGATACTGCACTCTGGACGACTGGACCTGAATCACTGGGCCTCTGTTTTGAAACCGGTGGTTCAAGAGGTAAAAGAGACGCCCTTTTTAGTGAAAGCGATATTAAAAGAAGGTGAAACCCTGGTACTGTTTCCAGACGGCAGAACACTGGTACAGGGAACGGAAGATGTGATGAGGGCGAAGTCGTTATTCACGAAATATGTTGGAAGTTAG
- a CDS encoding L-lactate dehydrogenase: MNSKSSRVVIIGTGAVGSSYAFSMINQNITDEMVLIDLNKNKTEGDAMDLNHGIPFGAPTKVWAGEFSDCKYADIVVITAGAAQKPGETRLDLVEKNANIFKGIVDNVMSSGFNGIFIVATNPVDVLAYATWKFSGLPKERVIGSGTILDTARFRFLLSEYFNIDVRNIHGYIMGEHGDTELPVWSQTRIGSEPIMTYMEKYKPDGNQKELDEIFVNVRDAAYHIIERKGATHYAIAMGLARLTKAILRNEQSILTVSTLMEGEYGLKDVYIGVPAIVSQKGVERAIEIDLNDEEMKKLHHSSETLREVMKPIL; encoded by the coding sequence ATCAATTCAAAATCTTCAAGAGTCGTTATTATCGGAACAGGAGCGGTAGGATCCAGTTACGCCTTTTCGATGATCAATCAGAATATCACCGATGAAATGGTACTGATCGACCTGAACAAAAACAAAACCGAAGGCGATGCAATGGACTTGAATCACGGTATCCCATTTGGTGCACCCACAAAAGTCTGGGCCGGAGAGTTCAGTGACTGTAAGTATGCAGACATTGTTGTGATCACCGCAGGTGCTGCGCAAAAACCGGGCGAAACCCGTTTGGATCTTGTCGAAAAAAACGCGAATATCTTTAAAGGAATTGTTGATAATGTCATGTCATCAGGTTTTAATGGCATCTTCATCGTTGCAACGAATCCTGTGGATGTGCTCGCTTATGCGACCTGGAAATTTTCAGGATTACCGAAAGAGCGTGTGATCGGCTCAGGTACGATTCTTGATACAGCAAGGTTCCGTTTTCTTCTCAGCGAATATTTCAATATTGATGTTCGCAACATTCATGGGTATATAATGGGTGAACATGGTGATACGGAATTGCCAGTCTGGAGTCAGACACGTATCGGTTCTGAACCGATCATGACCTATATGGAAAAGTACAAACCTGATGGTAATCAAAAGGAGCTTGATGAAATATTCGTCAATGTTCGGGATGCAGCTTACCACATCATAGAACGTAAAGGAGCAACGCACTATGCGATTGCGATGGGTCTGGCCCGATTGACGAAAGCAATCCTGAGAAACGAGCAATCGATTCTCACCGTTTCAACGCTTATGGAGGGTGAATATGGACTGAAAGATGTTTATATTGGTGTGCCTGCCATCGTAAGCCAAAAAGGTGTGGAAAGAGCGATCGAAATCGATTTGAACGACGAGGAAATGAAAAAATTGCATCATTCTTCCGAAACGCTTCGTGAAGTGATGAAGCCGATTTTGTAA
- a CDS encoding rhomboid family protein, with amino-acid sequence MLWYTGNKMQEMTGVTVLNEMTERVRFWEVLYHLIIQEKMRLIHMNETEETAWIEDDRREYSQIIRISRKNFDWSNQLRGDIQRTQKTAEDLRKKLNLRQANVINLILSQFTPIDDYEELLSGALPFTAGGKGQFRTILLTMDQLEERFFPLATEWELTETPSFIPVPQLEVQGNETEIIQTMKHMIKKASRDRQNQEQSLFLQGKLRLTTLLIGVVVPIFLWMEYVGSTTSTLTLVQFGAKYDPLILEGEWWRFFSAMFIHIGPFHLLMNSLALLFLGGAVERIFGSKRFLVIYFVAGLFGSVASFVFNDNISAGASGAIFGCFGALLYFGAKHKRLFFRTMGMNVIVILAINLAFGFLVPMVDNGAHIGGLIGGFLASAITGLPNHSRDKSMLTALLATLLLLSALLFAGFRQDVEPMMMSSIQFQMAGEWVDQNEYELAKPYLKEIIDYKEEDVREEVYVNSHFLLSYVFLQTDELEEAEEKLRKTIELDDQFHEAYYNLALVMMEKEQYEDAYEYAQEAAFIRPETEDYQSLLREIEELL; translated from the coding sequence ATGCTTTGGTATACTGGAAACAAGATGCAGGAAATGACAGGGGTGACAGTGTTGAATGAAATGACTGAACGCGTCCGATTCTGGGAAGTGCTATATCACTTAATCATCCAGGAGAAGATGCGATTAATCCATATGAACGAAACGGAAGAAACTGCCTGGATTGAAGACGACAGGCGAGAGTATTCGCAGATCATTCGCATTTCCCGTAAGAACTTTGATTGGAGTAACCAGCTCAGAGGGGATATTCAGCGAACACAAAAAACGGCGGAGGACCTGCGGAAAAAATTAAACCTCCGCCAGGCAAACGTAATCAATTTGATTCTATCGCAGTTCACGCCAATTGATGACTATGAGGAATTGTTATCCGGTGCATTGCCATTTACTGCTGGAGGAAAAGGGCAATTCCGCACGATCTTATTGACAATGGATCAGTTGGAGGAGCGTTTTTTCCCATTGGCGACAGAATGGGAATTGACAGAGACCCCGTCGTTCATCCCAGTGCCCCAACTTGAAGTTCAGGGCAATGAAACGGAAATCATTCAGACGATGAAACACATGATTAAAAAAGCATCGAGGGATAGGCAAAATCAGGAACAATCGCTTTTTTTACAGGGGAAACTCCGACTGACCACCTTGCTTATAGGCGTCGTTGTTCCGATTTTTCTGTGGATGGAATATGTCGGATCCACAACAAGCACATTAACACTGGTGCAATTCGGCGCGAAGTACGATCCACTGATTCTCGAAGGGGAATGGTGGCGCTTCTTTTCGGCGATGTTTATTCATATTGGACCATTTCACTTATTAATGAATTCTTTAGCGCTTTTGTTTCTCGGAGGAGCGGTCGAAAGAATATTTGGTTCAAAACGATTTCTGGTGATTTATTTTGTCGCAGGGCTTTTTGGTTCAGTGGCGAGTTTTGTATTTAATGACAATATTTCTGCAGGGGCAAGTGGGGCAATCTTTGGTTGTTTTGGTGCGTTGCTTTACTTTGGTGCGAAGCATAAACGATTATTCTTCAGGACGATGGGCATGAACGTTATCGTTATCCTCGCTATTAATCTCGCGTTTGGCTTTCTCGTGCCCATGGTAGACAATGGCGCGCACATTGGTGGATTAATCGGCGGCTTTTTGGCATCCGCTATCACTGGTCTGCCCAATCACAGTCGTGATAAATCGATGCTGACAGCCCTCTTGGCAACCCTATTGTTATTATCAGCCCTGTTGTTTGCTGGTTTCAGACAGGATGTGGAACCGATGATGATGTCGTCAATTCAATTTCAGATGGCAGGCGAATGGGTGGATCAAAATGAATATGAACTTGCAAAGCCATACTTAAAAGAGATAATAGATTATAAGGAAGAGGATGTGAGAGAAGAAGTCTATGTAAACAGTCATTTTCTGTTATCGTATGTGTTTCTTCAGACAGATGAGCTGGAAGAAGCTGAGGAAAAGCTCCGAAAGACGATTGAATTAGACGATCAGTTTCATGAAGCTTATTATAATCTCGCCCTGGTTATGATGGAGAAAGAGCAATATGAAGATGCTTATGAATATGCACAAGAGGCGGCGTTCATTCGTCCGGAAACAGAGGATTACCAATCGTTATTGAGAGAGATCGAAGAGCTTCTATAA
- a CDS encoding YueI family protein has translation MNQKLEQILSEGIYGKPDLKPEEKALFLSNFAERVIIALTRSQVRKRGTYSQMGEAMTKHKNARLYINGAMNYTFYSDYIQLANRHRVPFTIINDSKSSPVGALLAEDHATREQPEFIKDDLYRYDIQS, from the coding sequence ATGAATCAAAAACTTGAACAAATCCTTTCAGAAGGGATCTATGGAAAACCGGATCTGAAACCCGAGGAAAAAGCGCTCTTTCTCAGCAATTTTGCTGAACGTGTGATCATCGCACTCACCCGTTCACAAGTCAGAAAAAGAGGTACTTATTCTCAAATGGGAGAAGCCATGACCAAACACAAAAATGCCAGACTCTATATCAACGGTGCAATGAATTATACTTTTTACAGTGATTATATCCAACTCGCTAACCGTCATCGTGTACCATTTACCATTATTAATGATTCAAAATCATCGCCTGTTGGTGCGCTCCTCGCCGAAGATCATGCTACAAGAGAGCAGCCTGAGTTCATTAAAGATGACTTGTACCGTTATGATATCCAAAGTTAA
- a CDS encoding YqgQ family protein, with amino-acid sequence MTYYELLQALKPYHSFIYTGDKLRDLDLIEEDVKELRRLGLIEQAFFRDAMLVISKERHQLLSKREG; translated from the coding sequence ATGACATATTATGAATTGTTACAGGCTTTGAAGCCGTATCATTCCTTTATTTACACCGGAGACAAGCTGAGAGATCTTGATTTGATTGAAGAGGATGTTAAAGAACTTAGAAGATTGGGACTGATTGAACAAGCGTTCTTTCGGGATGCGATGCTTGTTATCTCGAAAGAACGGCATCAATTACTATCAAAACGCGAAGGATGA
- a CDS encoding ROK family glucokinase: MKNVYAGIDIGGTTVKMALIDEEGTIFDKWEIPTDKRESGKHILRDIAASLHQATGRLHNVHHILGAGVGAPGYIDVENGVIVEAVNLGWKNVAVSAELGEALGVPVFADNDANLAAAGEKWKGAGGDADNLLAVTLGTGVGGGIIAGGEILHGYAGLAGEIGHITVLKEGGAPCNCGKQGCLETVSSATGIARMAKEALNQFDGESELKNIQTANGTIEAKDVFAEAAKGDELASSIVRESMDHLGFTLANLCNSLNPQVVVIGGGVSKAGEQLLEAMRGSFTRFSIPKIAQETEIKIATLGNDAGVIGAAWLAKQKLITPEASR; the protein is encoded by the coding sequence GTGAAGAATGTATATGCAGGAATTGATATTGGCGGAACAACGGTGAAGATGGCTTTAATCGACGAAGAAGGAACCATTTTTGACAAGTGGGAGATTCCTACGGACAAGCGGGAATCGGGTAAACATATTCTCCGGGATATTGCAGCTTCATTGCATCAGGCAACGGGTCGTTTACATAACGTGCATCATATCCTTGGAGCAGGGGTTGGCGCCCCTGGTTACATTGATGTGGAGAATGGTGTGATTGTCGAAGCAGTCAATCTCGGATGGAAAAATGTTGCAGTCTCAGCAGAGTTGGGCGAAGCACTGGGTGTGCCTGTATTTGCCGATAATGATGCTAATCTCGCTGCTGCAGGTGAAAAATGGAAAGGTGCAGGTGGTGATGCGGATAACCTTCTGGCCGTCACACTCGGAACAGGTGTCGGTGGTGGCATTATTGCAGGGGGAGAAATCCTGCACGGTTATGCAGGTCTCGCAGGGGAAATCGGGCATATTACTGTACTGAAAGAGGGTGGTGCGCCATGCAATTGTGGCAAACAGGGCTGTTTAGAAACGGTCTCTTCAGCAACCGGTATTGCACGAATGGCGAAAGAGGCTTTAAATCAATTTGATGGAGAATCAGAACTAAAAAACATACAAACTGCAAATGGCACCATCGAAGCAAAAGATGTGTTTGCCGAAGCAGCTAAAGGCGATGAACTTGCCTCATCTATCGTACGTGAATCGATGGATCACCTCGGATTCACATTAGCAAATCTTTGCAATTCCTTGAATCCACAGGTTGTAGTCATCGGCGGAGGAGTATCAAAAGCGGGAGAACAATTACTGGAAGCTATGCGTGGCTCATTTACCCGTTTTTCCATTCCGAAAATCGCTCAGGAGACGGAAATAAAAATTGCCACCCTCGGTAATGACGCGGGTGTGATTGGAGCAGCCTGGCTTGCAAAGCAGAAACTGATCACCCCTGAAGCATCCAGGTGA
- a CDS encoding ABC transporter ATP-binding protein produces the protein MACQKVSNARVHGIDFTVREGEIITLIGPSGSGKSSLLFLFNRLMDPDEGEVYWYGKPLSTYPVEEVRQKIGMVFQSSSLFDGSVEENLKFGPSLRGEWDQKLGISLLNQVDLPESYLGKNADQLSGGEQQRVAFARTLANKPEVLLLDEVTSALDVKSVEIVEELIRSLMQDHVKAVLMVTHDIKQAKRLGDWTIYMEEGRIIEQGKTKSMLSNPSTYELSKFMDL, from the coding sequence ATGGCTTGTCAAAAGGTCTCCAATGCCCGGGTACACGGAATTGATTTTACTGTTAGAGAAGGCGAAATAATAACCTTAATTGGCCCCTCCGGTTCAGGTAAATCAAGCTTATTGTTTTTGTTTAATCGTCTGATGGATCCTGATGAGGGTGAAGTGTACTGGTACGGTAAACCTTTATCGACTTACCCGGTTGAAGAAGTCAGGCAGAAAATAGGAATGGTTTTTCAATCGTCATCTCTGTTTGACGGTTCAGTGGAAGAGAATTTAAAGTTTGGCCCATCTCTCAGAGGAGAATGGGATCAAAAACTCGGGATTTCGTTATTGAACCAGGTTGATTTACCGGAATCCTATCTTGGTAAAAATGCTGATCAGCTGTCAGGTGGAGAACAGCAGAGAGTAGCATTTGCCCGAACCTTGGCAAATAAACCTGAAGTATTGCTGCTTGACGAAGTAACAAGCGCTTTGGACGTGAAAAGTGTGGAAATCGTTGAAGAGTTAATCAGGAGCCTGATGCAGGATCATGTGAAAGCTGTTCTGATGGTTACGCATGATATTAAACAGGCAAAGCGTTTAGGGGACTGGACGATTTATATGGAAGAAGGCCGAATCATTGAACAAGGGAAGACTAAGTCGATGTTATCAAATCCTTCAACGTACGAATTAAGTAAGTTTATGGATTTATAA
- a CDS encoding ABC transporter permease: MSVLAPEISNVAMSFLIVFVLIPVSLSYFYALGMEKSILWSSLRGFIQLIVIGYVLTFLFSLEAFTGISIMLTVMITVASFHASQKGTGIPNIRAIVFLVISLVSVLVILMWLTFQMIDFKPDQVIPMSGMVIGNSMVAIGLALERMKSEFKEGSGRILAALSLGATPKKASRILVKRVVKASMIPNVDGLKTIGLVQLPGMMTGLILGGVAPIDAIRYQIVISLSIFASVSLSAMIVTMISYRYFFNKDSQLVTMTEGEQLEGGG, from the coding sequence ATGAGTGTATTGGCACCTGAAATATCAAATGTAGCCATGTCATTTTTAATTGTCTTTGTATTAATTCCGGTGTCACTCTCCTATTTTTATGCATTGGGAATGGAAAAGTCGATTCTCTGGTCTTCGTTAAGAGGATTTATTCAATTAATTGTGATCGGTTACGTACTTACTTTTCTCTTTTCGCTTGAGGCATTTACAGGTATCTCCATTATGTTGACCGTGATGATCACAGTGGCCAGCTTTCATGCAAGTCAAAAAGGAACAGGTATTCCGAATATCCGCGCGATTGTTTTCCTTGTGATTTCACTTGTATCAGTGCTGGTCATTCTGATGTGGCTGACCTTTCAAATGATTGACTTTAAACCCGATCAGGTCATCCCGATGAGTGGAATGGTCATCGGCAACAGTATGGTCGCGATTGGTTTGGCTCTTGAACGCATGAAAAGTGAATTTAAAGAGGGGTCCGGACGGATCCTGGCTGCATTATCACTTGGAGCTACCCCGAAAAAAGCTTCAAGAATTCTTGTGAAACGAGTTGTAAAAGCTTCGATGATTCCCAACGTAGACGGGTTAAAAACCATCGGCCTTGTGCAACTTCCAGGGATGATGACCGGATTAATTCTCGGAGGAGTTGCCCCGATTGATGCAATACGTTATCAGATCGTGATTTCATTAAGCATTTTTGCGTCTGTTTCACTCAGTGCTATGATCGTAACAATGATCAGCTACAGATATTTCTTTAATAAAGACAGTCAACTGGTAACGATGACCGAGGGTGAACAATTGGAAGGAGGAGGGTAA
- a CDS encoding MTH1187 family thiamine-binding protein translates to MSYQRGVIFVGNRYLAGAEDWGKTSTSWAEPLTVKAMMKVSLKVYKAMPVWYHLLSVSALFASMIPWMAGWYQPGEWIGFPVYLWGYFFLGTHFWFPEEMKRYHGAEHKVFSSDELISVRNIKIINDAEITNRYCSTNVIVLYFIQLPIILMAILLLTSAPFFHQLEWSTYLNLLLLPFSLKWLNRSVRGRRLRNGILTLSYAAQRHVTTLEPNEKHLKTAVKAYRRVLLKESPGRLKQERPFGKPKKRNKKEESKMAIADITIVPLGSGSTSVSEVVASVHQLLKDTELPIQYELTPMSTIIEGKPEDLYDIIRQVHEVPFKHGHQRIALNIRIDDRRDKESGMALKLKAVNERLNE, encoded by the coding sequence ATGTCCTACCAACGAGGTGTTATTTTTGTAGGGAATCGCTATTTGGCAGGTGCAGAAGATTGGGGAAAGACTTCCACATCGTGGGCTGAACCGTTAACCGTAAAAGCGATGATGAAGGTATCGCTTAAGGTATATAAAGCGATGCCGGTGTGGTATCACCTCTTGTCTGTATCCGCTCTCTTTGCCAGTATGATTCCATGGATGGCAGGCTGGTATCAACCGGGTGAATGGATCGGTTTTCCTGTTTATTTGTGGGGGTATTTCTTTTTGGGGACCCATTTCTGGTTTCCAGAAGAGATGAAACGGTATCACGGTGCAGAACACAAGGTATTTTCCAGTGATGAACTGATCTCGGTAAGGAATATTAAAATAATTAATGACGCGGAGATTACCAACAGATACTGCTCCACAAACGTAATTGTACTGTACTTCATTCAGTTGCCAATTATCCTGATGGCAATACTCTTATTAACTTCAGCGCCTTTTTTTCATCAACTGGAGTGGTCAACCTATCTTAATTTGCTTCTGTTGCCATTTTCTCTAAAGTGGCTGAATCGAAGTGTTCGCGGCCGAAGACTGCGCAATGGAATCCTGACACTTTCATATGCGGCTCAGCGACACGTAACGACGCTTGAACCAAATGAAAAACACCTTAAAACAGCTGTCAAAGCCTATCGACGTGTTTTACTGAAGGAGTCTCCGGGAAGACTGAAACAAGAGCGACCATTTGGCAAACCTAAGAAGAGAAACAAAAAGGAGGAATCCAAGATGGCAATTGCAGATATAACGATTGTGCCGTTAGGGTCAGGTTCGACCAGTGTGTCAGAAGTTGTGGCAAGCGTTCATCAATTATTGAAAGACACTGAACTGCCAATCCAATATGAGTTGACACCGATGAGTACGATCATCGAAGGAAAACCTGAAGATTTATATGATATCATTCGTCAGGTCCACGAAGTACCATTTAAACATGGGCACCAGCGGATTGCACTGAATATCCGTATCGATGACCGTCGGGATAAGGAATCAGGCATGGCGCTGAAATTGAAAGCTGTTAATGAGCGATTGAATGAGTAA
- a CDS encoding DUF2759 domain-containing protein: MMSITRLIKEVLVMFLGILTLLVAIFSVIGGYVELKRKNFFGVGFAAVSVAVFGWFSVMTLFSIIFTGGGGTV; encoded by the coding sequence ATGATGTCAATAACACGATTGATTAAGGAGGTACTGGTTATGTTTTTGGGGATTCTCACATTACTCGTTGCCATATTTTCAGTAATTGGTGGCTATGTTGAACTCAAGCGTAAAAATTTCTTCGGTGTCGGATTTGCGGCCGTTTCAGTAGCTGTTTTCGGCTGGTTTTCAGTGATGACACTTTTCTCCATTATTTTTACCGGCGGTGGCGGGACCGTTTAA
- a CDS encoding MBL fold metallo-hydrolase, producing MKWTKISLGPLQTNGYLLEHEGEAVMIDPGGEEDRVNALLQERSLKLKAIWLTHAHFDHIGAVQPLREKWDCPVYLHEEEKDWLVNPTLNGSGLFAGIEKIAAEPAEELIKAEGILGDGGFACEVYHTPGHSPGSVSFYFNEENVIFSGDVLFMAGVGRTDLPGGDQETLMRTIQMRMLTLPANTSVANGHGPLTTIGDEKRSNPFLMDLN from the coding sequence ATGAAATGGACAAAAATATCGCTAGGCCCTCTGCAGACAAATGGTTATTTGCTTGAACATGAGGGGGAAGCAGTTATGATTGATCCCGGAGGTGAAGAGGATCGCGTAAATGCCCTTTTACAAGAACGCAGCTTAAAGCTTAAAGCCATCTGGCTTACCCATGCACATTTTGATCATATTGGCGCAGTCCAGCCATTGCGGGAGAAATGGGATTGTCCAGTTTATTTACATGAGGAAGAGAAAGACTGGCTCGTCAATCCGACTCTGAATGGTTCTGGATTATTTGCAGGTATAGAGAAAATTGCAGCAGAACCAGCAGAAGAGCTGATAAAAGCTGAAGGCATATTAGGTGATGGCGGTTTCGCCTGTGAAGTGTATCATACACCAGGCCATTCACCTGGCAGTGTGTCTTTTTATTTCAATGAAGAAAATGTTATATTTTCCGGAGACGTATTGTTTATGGCAGGTGTTGGAAGAACAGATTTACCAGGAGGAGATCAGGAGACGTTAATGAGGACGATTCAAATGCGCATGCTGACACTCCCTGCAAATACTTCTGTGGCCAATGGGCACGGGCCTTTAACAACAATCGGTGATGAAAAAAGATCAAATCCTTTTTTGATGGATTTGAACTGA